From the genome of Spirochaetota bacterium:
CCGAGCACATCGTAATACATCGTCCGCATCTCTTCGGGGGAGTGCCCTACGTGTCCCTCGAACATTCGCCGCATCCCCCCGTCCCTGTACATGAAACCGATAAGAGGGACCATGAGGGGGAGCGGAAGATAGTAATAACAGGTGGGCGCGACCCTGCGCGGCTTGATTCCCTGCCGTTCGCATATCTTCCATCCCTCGCGCATGGCAAGACAGGATTCCCTGGTGATTTCGGGGCCGATAAACCTTTCCCATGAACCCGCCTTCATATAAGCGCCCAGGGATGCGGCAGCCCAGATATAGTGAGTCCGGATATAGGGAACGATCTTCCGTATCATCTTCGGGTTCATGTCCGCCCCGGCAAGCAGCCGATGCAGGACCTTGAGCCGCGGCGTGATGCGCCCGTTCCTTTCCCCCAGCACCGTATTGGACAGGTAATTGCCGAATATCACGGTATCGATGCCGGACTCGTCCCGCCCCCCTCCCGCCTTGAAGGGATAGCCGATTACATACCGCGATTGATCCAGGTACCGGTCTATGAGCTCATCGTCGCCGGGACGCATGTTCTGGAGGAAGAGTATGGTCGTGTCCCCGGCCCTGTCCGCGAGAAGCGGCAGCAGCTCCGCGAGCTGGTGACTGTTCACCGAACATATGATGAGATCGTATCCGTCCCCGGGCCCGAAATCGTCGACGATCGCCGGCTGGTATACTGTCTCGCGCTCCGCATTCCTCCCGCAACGCTGATCCAGGCACCGGACCCGTATCCCCCGCTCCACCAGTGCGCGTTTCTTCCCTGGACGCACGAAATGCACGAGCGTGTTGCCCGAGAGCGCGAGCTGCCAGGCGTACGTCGTCCCGATCACGCCTGTTCCGGTTACGAGAATCTTCATGGCGCCCTCCCTCATCAGATACGGCCGGCTTCGATCTTCACAGGGTGAGGGCTTTTTGCCGCGCTGTCAACGCGCATTTCGAGCCCGCGGCGCCGCACCCGGGTGCGGCGCCTTAAATTCTGTTTGCCAATTCCAATCCCCGGACCCACTATTGCTTCATGCGCACCGCATGAAGCAGCGAAAGCGGACCGGCTTGGCGCGATCATCATCCTGCGCGGAGGAAACCATGGAACATATGCGTATCTGGGCCGAGGTCGACATCACCGAGGTCGCCGACCACATCATCATCGCCGACGACAAGTTCGGGTTCTGTTCGGGATGCCGCGAGATAGGCATCAGGGTTGAGGGCGTCACCCAGTGCCCCAAGTGCGCGCGGGTATTCAAATATATCACCGCGCGCGAATCCAAGGGGGGAAGGCACGAGATCGTAGGGCGCCTGAGGAAAAAAGCCCCCGGGCTCACCTTCGTCGATTACGACGATTACGAGCGGCTCACCGGCAAGAAAAAAGCGGAAGGCCTCTTCAAGGACATCTAGGCCGGCAATGCGCGCCGGCCGGGGCGGAAATATTTCTCTTGACTGTCGCGCGCACCCGGTGTAAAAATTAAAGCATGGACAGGGCATACTCACCGCGCTTCACGATAGCGCGCATCGTCCTCCCGGCGCTCATTTTCGCGTCGGCGTTCGCCTCTGCCGCCCGCGCGGAACAGAATTTCGGCGTGGGCATACACGTGGGCGCCCACCACAACGTCGGGAACCTGGACTCGTACGATCCGGCGATGCAGATCAAGCCCCAGACCAGTCTCCTCCTGGGCTGCTCGTTCAAAGCGAACCTCGGTTTCTTTTTCATGCGCGCCGGCGTGGACACCACCTTCGTCTTTTCCAAGGGCGAGGTGCTGGAACCCAGCTCCAATGACACCGTGACGAGTTACGAAATTCGGTATTCGCAGGTACCCGTTTTCGCGGGGCTGAGCTTCCCCGTGCAGGATGTGGGCGAGTTCTACATGGGCGGCGGCGGGGCGTACCTCCTGGCGACCGGCACCGTCAAGCACCCGGCCAAGGAAGAGATTTCTGCATCCGCGATCGGGTACGGTTTCCTGGCGGGCATGCAGCTCACGCTCACCCCCAACGTGAGGCTCTATATGGAGTGGGAGTATATCGACGCCCGGTCCGCGCCGGTCCTTGCGACACAGCCCGCTCCCGCCGACCAGTGGAAAAATTTATATATCGATTTCACCGGCCACCGGATTCTTTTAGGGGCGATGTATTACCTGATATGACGGCCTAATCATGAAAAAATTACTACTGACATCCCTGATACTGATATGCGCGTCGCCCCTGACCGCCGCCACGATGAATTACGCGGCCGGATTTTACGTGGGATTCATGCCTTCGTATGGAGGCAATCTCGAATCAAGCACCCAGTACGATCCGTTCGATTCCCGCAATGGCATCGACGGAATGAACAAGGAAATGAGCGGCCATGACACCACGGAGATCAAAAGGCTCCTTGGCCTTTCGGGGGGAATCGAGTTTAAGGCGATCATTTTCGATTATTTTCTGATGCGCCTGGCGGGCAATTATACCATGAGCATTTACGGCGGCGCCGGCAAGACGGTATTCCTGACCGGCGGCGCCGGAACCGAAACCGATGTCACCGCGAGCTACTCCATGTGGAGCTACGACATACCTCTCACCGTGGGGCTCATCATTCCCTTCTGGAAGGACGTGAAGATTTCGTTCAGTTGCGGCCTCGCTTTCGCCTACGGCGCCTACGACAACCAGTTCAAGGTGGCAAGCGGGGATCGCAAAGGATCTTTCACGGGATGGGCGCTTCCCTTGGTAATCCTTGTGCAAGGGGAATATTTCTTGGGAGAAAAAATCGCTCTTAATACCTCACTCGCGTATTATAAAGGAGCGACCGAGACTATTAGAGACAGCAAGAGATCCGATACTACCGGTCTTGGAGGGGCGGGAGCGGTGGACTTCGCAAAGATCGATTTCACGGGCTACCGGTTCAGCATCGGACTGTCATATTATTTTTACTCAATATAGGAACGGGCGCACTATTTCGAGCGATGGCAAAATGACGGAATGGGTATGATACACGTACGCAAAAAACGAACCGCCGCCCTCCATGGAGCGCGTGCGCTGTTGGCGCTCGCCCTGCTGCTTGTGCTGCCCGCGTCGTCTTTCGCGATCGGCGAGTTTTCCCTGGGGATGAACCTGGGGTTCACCTACGGACCCAACGGCGTCGACGACACGGTGAACCGTTTTAATACCGGGATGGAAAACTACAAGTCCGCCAATGCCGGCACGAAGATGGAGCAGTTAAGCGCGCCGTATTGTCCGGTGTTCGGCGTATCGGCGCGCTACCAGTTCAATTATTTTCTGTTCCGATTCGGATGGCACTACACGCAGCCCGTACTGCCCATCGAGGGCTATATCACGCCGGCCGGAGGGGGCGCAAAAAACAAGATTCGAATAACAACCTACCAGAATTCTTTGCCGGCAACGATCGGCATTATCATGCCCCTCAAGAAGAGAACATATTTCTACCTTGGTGCGGGCGGCACGCTGCACCATGCCTACGTCAAGATAACGCAAAAAGCCCCCGATCAGGCGGTCCCTGTATTCAATATGAGCACCAATGTGGGCGTCTCCGACAACAAGGTGGACCGATACTCCGGGATGTTCGTCGCCTACCATCTCATACTCGGCGCGGAGGTTCCCGTGAGCGAGAAGGTCACGATCACCACCGAGTGGATCCACCAGGAAGGGATGAGCTACCCGCTCAAGAATCAGGGGATCGATAATGCGGACGCCGCGACCGCTGACCCCAAGCGCAATATCAACGTGCGGGGAGACGTGCTCCTCTTCGGCGTGAGCTACTACATCCACATCTAGACGGCCCGGGACCTGTTTGTGAACTCCATAACCATACACCGCAGCGGGCGCGCGCTGATCGCGTGCGCGGCGGCCGCCATGATATGCGCGGCATCCATCCCGGGAAACTGGGCCCCCGGCGACGCACGGGGAGCCCGCTCGTCGGCACGCGACGCGTTCACCGAGCGCACCGCGCCGGGAACGCTGAACGTGCTGCTCGCGCCGGACGCGCTATGCCTCCCGGGGCTCCCGCACGCGGGACGCCCGGCCGGCCATGACGGGACCGTCACCCTTGGCGGCCGGCCGGCCGCCATTAAGTTTCGCATAACGGGAAATCCACGCGCCGCCCTCCTCGAGCTCGCCCGCGGGTCAGCCGACGCGGTATTCCTCCCGGCCGACGCGCTCGCGCTTTACCGGTCCTCGTTCGCGTCGTGCAACCCGGTCGCCTTCATGCTGGCGGGCTATTCGCGTGGAGCCCATGCAGTCGCGTCCGCGAACCCGCGTTCCCCGTTCGCTTCGTCCCGGGGACTTCGCATCGCCTGCGCGAGGGGGGATTCGGGGCATCTCATGATGCTGCACCTGCTCGAGATGCAGGGCCTGGACCCCTCCGACGTGCAATGGGTGTTCACCATGAGCCCCCCCGACGCGGCCTCCCTCTTCGCGCGCGGCGGGGCCGATCTATGCGCCGGGGACTACATTTCGGTCGCGCGCGCGGTGAAACGGCGCGCAAGTTCCGGGATCGTGCTCACCACCAGAGACGCGGGTTCGCTCGTCCCCTCGGTATTTGTTACGCGGGAATCCTTCATGCTGCGAAACCCCCGGGCCCTTGCCG
Proteins encoded in this window:
- a CDS encoding ketopantoate reductase family protein translates to MREGAMKILVTGTGVIGTTYAWQLALSGNTLVHFVRPGKKRALVERGIRVRCLDQRCGRNAERETVYQPAIVDDFGPGDGYDLIICSVNSHQLAELLPLLADRAGDTTILFLQNMRPGDDELIDRYLDQSRYVIGYPFKAGGGRDESGIDTVIFGNYLSNTVLGERNGRITPRLKVLHRLLAGADMNPKMIRKIVPYIRTHYIWAAASLGAYMKAGSWERFIGPEITRESCLAMREGWKICERQGIKPRRVAPTCYYYLPLPLMVPLIGFMYRDGGMRRMFEGHVGHSPEEMRTMYYDVLGLGETYGIDMPYYRGFKRFVDGYFSRQ